The genomic DNA gatgatattgcagtacaatatgtgcttaaaattcattgtttatttgagccttaaataaacattggtatttgtaaggtatacaaagttcttgaaaaactgtaaaaggtatacttcgataaaaaggttgaagaacactggtcTAGAGAAGCTACATCGTCTCACTACTCGAGGAAAATCAGAATTGCGAATCGATTTTGAAGACTGGAACGGAAGGAAGGGATATGCTTCATGTACGTAATATATATTGTCAACCATAGTTGAGTTATTTTAATCAACATAATTTAATCATTAAAGCAAATCCTAAAATTTCAGTGTTTTCATTTAATATGACAATTCTCAATGTCTCCTCAAACACCTGGAAATAATTTAAAGGCGAGGCAAAAATGAATAgccagaatataaaaaaaagtaataataatattcagTCAGCCAGTTTTGTGAGTACTTAGGAACATCTCATGCACTTAACCATTAGTTAAGAAATAATATAATTCGTTTTAATGTTCTTGTCTCCATTCGTATTGATATTATTGTATTATTGCTCAcgtataaaaatattcgttatcaTTTATCAAAGCATAAAGCATTTACTTTCAGTATATTTTCTATTGGAGATGCGTCAACAAAATATCGACTCAACGTCGGAGGATATTCAGGCACGGCGGGAGACTCTCTTACTGCTCATACCAAGCAGAAGTTTTCCACCCCGGATCAGGATAACGATCCTCATTCATTAAATTGCGCCAGAAATCACAACAGTGCGTGGTGGTACAAGAACGGCTGCCATGTTTCCAATCTTAATGGGCAATACGTGAAATTTGTTGGCAAGTACGCTACTAGCGGTAAAGCATATGGAATCGAATGGTTCAGCTGGAATAATGCTTATTGCTATTCAATGAAATTCGTTGAAATGAAACTCCGACCATCATATTAAACGTACACTTTCATACTTTTCTGTCGGCATCAATATGAAACTATTA from Styela clava chromosome 12, kaStyClav1.hap1.2, whole genome shotgun sequence includes the following:
- the LOC144411688 gene encoding fibrinogen C domain-containing protein 1-B-like — its product is MRNINCDSKPLHYFIQVFQRRIDGSLNFNRNWVDYVAGFGNPQHEFWMGLEQCSSTGNNIIRFNVLVSIRIDIIVLLLTYKNIRYHLSKHKAFTFSIFSIGDASTKYRLNVGGYSGTAGDSLTAHTKQKFSTPDQDNDPHSLNCARNHNSAWWYKNGCHVSNLNGQYVKFVGKYATSGKAYGIEWFSWNNAYCYSMKFVEMKLRPSY